CCAATGCCTTCGGATCGATTACCATACCGTTTCCGATTACGCAGGTCTTGTCACTATAAAAAATTCCGGATGGAATCAAATGCAGCTTATACTTGTTACCATCAAAAATAATGGTATGGCCTGCGTTGTTACCGCCTTGATAACGAGCCACTACCTCTGCACTTTCAGCTAGATAGTCTGTAATTTTACCTTTACCTTCATCGCCCCACTGGGTTCCGACGACAACGACTGTTGACATCGAAAAACACCTCCTGATATTATCATGTCTTTTCGGGCCTGAAACAATCTAAGTTTACTAAACGAGACTTCCTATGTCAACGCTAAATACGAACATTCATATAGTTAATTCTTAATATGTTCGGCAATTCAATATAGAAAAAAAAGCCGGAATTTCTCCGACTTTTTTTCCATTCCAACTATTAACCTGCTTGATTTCGAAAACGATGATCCAAGTTAACGAATTTGTTGAATTCCTTCAGAAACGCCAACTCTACCGTTCCAGTCGGACCGTTACGCTGTTTGGCGATAATGACTTCGATGACATTCTTGTTTTCTGATTCCTTGTCATAGTAGTCATCACGGTACAAGAAGGCAACGATATCGGCGTCCTGCTCAATCGACCCCGACTCACGGATATCGGACATCATCGGTCGCTTGTCCTGCCGTTGCTCTACACCACGGCTCAACTGCGACAGGGCGATAACCGGCACGTTCAGCTCACGCGCGATCCCTTTAAGCGTACGCGAGATCTCAGATACTTCCTGCTGACGGTTATCTCCTTTGCCTCGTCCATGAATCAGCTGAAGGTAATCAATCAGGATCAGGCCCAAGCCCCTCTCTGTCTGAAGGCGACGGCATTTTGCCCGGATGTCCTGTACAGTAACCCCTGGTGAATCATCGATGTAAATCGGCGCTTTCGCCAGCGTACCGATTGCCATCGTCAGCTTTTGCCAATCGTCTTCCTCCAGTGTACCGGAACGCATCCGGGACGCATCCAGATTGCCCTCCGCACAAATCATACGCTGAACCAGCTGAGAAGCACCCATCTCCAAGGAGAAGATGGCTACGGTCTCACCTGCACGGGCTGCTACGTTTTGCGCGAGATTCAAGGCAAAAGCCGTCTTCCCTACGGAAGGACGGGCCGCCAAGATAATCAGGTCACTGCGTTGCAATCCTGCTGTCATCTTGTCCAAATCAGTATATCCCGTAGAAATCCCGGTAATATCACCGCGTCGCTGACTCAAAAACTCAATCCGCTCATACGTTTCCAGAAGAGCATCCCGAATCGGTGTAAAACCGCCACTGTTGCGATTTTGGCCGATCTCCATGATGTACTTCTCCGCATCCGCGATGATCTGCGTGACATCATCCTCACGGGAGTAGCCGTCATTGGCAATCTTGGTAGCTGTATGAATCAATCGACGAAGCAGTGATTTTTCTTCTACAATTTTTGCGTAGTATTCGATGTTGGCAGCCGTTGGAACTGAACTGGCGATTTCCGTGAGATACGTAACCCCGCCGACTTCATCCAGCAGCTTGTGATCCTGTAGATCAGCTGTAACCGTAACCAGATCGACAGGTTCGCCTTTTTCATACAGGTCCACCATCGTTTGAAAGATGCGCTGATGCGCTGTCTTGTAAAAATCCTCCGGACGGAGAATCTCAATGGCCGTGATTAAAGCTTCCTTAGACAAGAACACGGCACCCAGTACCGATTGTTCCGCTTCCTTGTTCTGTGGCGGCACACGATCCAAAAACAGGTCGCTCACGTCACACCCCCCACAATTGAGACATTATTCTTCCACAACGTGTACTTTCAGAGTCACCGTTACTTCGTTGTGCAGTTTTACTTTGATTTGCGTCACGCCCAAAGCACGGATTGCATCCATTTCGAGCTTACGCTTGTCTACTTTGATTTTATACTGATCTTCAAGCGCTTGCGCTACTTGTTTGCTGGAAATTGCACCGAACAAGCGACCACCTTCGCCTGCTTTTCCTGTTACTTTCACTGTCAACTCTTCCAGCTTTTTGCCCAGCTCCTGAGCATCCAGCTTTTCTTGCTCCTTGCGCTTATCTTCGCTGCGCTTTTGAGCGTCGAGCGTTTTCACGTTGCTATCTGTCGCTTCTTTTACCAGCTTCTTTGGCAACAAGAAGTTGCGTACATAGCCCTCTGACAAATCCTTAACTTCGCCTTTTTTCCCTTGGCCTTTTACATCTTGAAGAAAAATGACTTTCATCATCGTTTCCCCCTTTATATTTTGGCCTATACGACCGAGTCAATCGCTTCTTTCAAACGACGTGTTGCTTCTTTAATTGATATGCCTTGAATTTGTGTCGCAGCACCAGTGAGGTGACCGCCTCCACCCAGCAGTTCCATGATCGACTGAACATTTATGTCGCCCAAAGAACGTCCACTGATCAAGATCGTATCGTCGGATCGCTCTGCAACAACAAACGACGCCTGGATACCTGACAAGGTGAGTAGCTGCTCAGCAGCTTGCGCCACCTGTACCTGCGTGTAATCCTCAGACGGATCGCCTATGGCAATCGCCATGTTGTCACGGTACGTTTCCGTATTCATGATAATTTTTGCCCGCTTCACATACTGGCCCAGATCTTCCTTCAACAGGCGCTGGACAGCCGCGGTATCAGCCCCGTTACGGCGAAGGAAAGACGCCGCTTCGAAGGTCCGTGAACCTGTGCGGAAGGCAAAGCTTTTGGTATCCACCACAATCCCTGCTAACAGTGCCGTTGCAATCAGATTGTCGATATTCAATCGCTCGCTCTGATATTGCAAGAGTTCCGTAACAAGCTCGGCCGTCGAAGAAGCATACGGTTCCAGATACAAGAGTACTGGCTCAATGAACTCCTCCGAACGTCGATGGTGGTCGATCACCACAATTCGGCTCGTTTCCGTCAACAGCTTCGGCTCAATCACCAGCGATGGTCGATGCGTATCGACGACTACCAGCAATGTGCGACCGGAGATGAGTCGGATTGCCTGTTCTGGCGTGATAAAGGTCTCAGCCAACTCTTCATTGGCATAAATCTCTTTCATCAGACGCTCGACAGAATGATTGCCTTCATCCATGACAATATAAGCCGTTTTGTTGTGCAGCTGCACAGCTTTCAATACACCAAGTGATGCCCCGATGGAATCCATGTCAGGCTGTTTATGCCCCATGACAATGACGTGCTCGGCCTCATGAATGAGATCACGCAAAGCATGTGCAATAACACGAGCCCGGACACGTGTCCGCTTTTCCACCGCATTCGATTTCCCACCGTAGAAAGTGAGCTTGTTGCCAATCTTGACAGCGCACTGGTCGCCACCGCGCCCTAATGCGATATCCAAGCTTGATTGCGCCATTTGTCCCAGCTCAATGTAAGTGGTAGCCGCCGCTCCAACCCCGATACTGAGCGTAATCGGAATCTTGTTGTCAGCCGTCATCTCCCGTACTACATCGAGAATGTCAAATCGCGATTCTTCCAATTTATCAAGTGCTTCCCGTTCCATCAGAGCCAAAAACTTGTCGGCTGTGATTCGGCGAAGATATATGCCATGTTTGTTGGCCCACTCTGTAATCACACCAGCCACGCTTGTAGAGAGCAGCGTACGGCTCTGATCATCCATGACTTGTCCAACCTCGTCCAAGTTGTCGAGGTGAATGATGGCAAGTGCAGCCTTTTCTCGATGGTAACGAGTCGTCAATTCTTTGAAATCCGTAATGTCCTTGAAATACAAAAGGCGCTCATCGGACCGAACAATGACTTCGTATACCCGCTCGTTATAAGTAAACTCCAGCCGTTTTTGCTCCGGCTTCCAAACCAGTTGGGGGAATACCTCTTGGAGGCTTTTCCCGATCATGGTTTCATCCCCGGACATATGCGTCATATACGGGTTTACCCACTCAATTGCCTTTTCCTCGTTGTATAAAAGAATTCCGATCGGCAGTTCCTGGATAACGCCTTCTCCCGCCTTCTTCACGCGATGGGTGACCGTCGCCAAGTACAGGCGCAAGTCTCGTTGGAACCCCTTTTCTGCTTGAAGAGCGTAAAGAACCAAGCCAATCAGGCACACCATGCCGATCGCCCCGTACATCCAATGGAACAAGGTCAAAATCCCCAACAACAGCAAGCTAAAGCTGAGTGCCAGGACCATGTGCATCCCGTACCAACGCTTTAACAGGAACTTGGGCATTTCCTCAGCCCCTCTTCACTCTTGTTTCCAGTTTTTCACGCAAACGAATTCCTAGGTCAAATATCCCTACTAGACTAAGTATAGTACTTAGGGGTGGAAAAATAAATAGACAGACAACGAGCACAGGAGTCAGCCTCTTCCAGCCGTATAAATAGGCTGCAAACAGACAAAAACTCAAGCCCTGCAAAACAAAAATTGCATCCAGCATGACTTTCAGGTTCATCAAGGCGATTTCCCAAAACGTTCCCTGCATGCTTTCGGCAAACAACAAAAGACTGATCATCGCAATGAAGTAGTAATAAAGCAATGATCGTGGGAAGCTCCATTCCCGAATTGGCTTCAATGCTGGAATCGGTCTGCGCAGACGTCGTCCAATCAGACTCGCCAATCCATGAATAATGGCGGTCGATAGAAAGCTGAACATGACAAGACTCGTAGGCAAGACGATTTTGCCCAGTTCAAGAAGCTGATCAAACTGCTCTTTTGGCACCATTGCTGGACGTAGCTTAGCAACTTCTTGCGTGATGGCATTAAAATCAACGTTCATCCCGAATGCCATAAATGCCATCATGGAAACGACACCTAAAAAGGCAACGCCTGCCCCTGCCACAATCGCCGGAAGAGCCGTTCCTTTTCTCGCATAAAAAATCCCCATGACTGAACCCCAAACCGCACTTGAAAAAGCAAGTGTAGCCGCAAACGGACCCGTAATGATCCAGCCCAGAAACGTAAAGGCAAGGGAAATCCATACCATGTTACGTACTGTTCGATTTACTGCCAAAAGGATAAAAGGCAGAGGTATCAGGAAACTGACGAGTCCTCCCAGTATGGTATATGTACCGAGAAACAGCAGCACCAGTGCGATACCCAGCATAAGGGCATTTTCAGCCAAGTGTTTCGTTTTGGACGGCATGTCAGCACCTCATTATTCATGTCTCATGTACAGAAAACTATGGAAAAAAGAGGGCCACGCAATTGTGCCCCCCTTTTTATAGCTTTTGCAACTTATTCAGCAGTGTAAGGCAACAGTGCTACTTGACGGGATCGCTTGATTGCGATTGTCAGTGCACGTTGATACTTCGCAGAAGTACCAGTTACACGACGTGGCAAGATTTTGCCGCGCTCGCTGATGAACTTTTTCAGCAAATCAATATCTTTATAATCGATGTGCTTGATTTTGTTCACTTT
The window above is part of the Brevibacillus brevis NBRC 100599 genome. Proteins encoded here:
- the dnaB gene encoding replicative DNA helicase, translated to MSDLFLDRVPPQNKEAEQSVLGAVFLSKEALITAIEILRPEDFYKTAHQRIFQTMVDLYEKGEPVDLVTVTADLQDHKLLDEVGGVTYLTEIASSVPTAANIEYYAKIVEEKSLLRRLIHTATKIANDGYSREDDVTQIIADAEKYIMEIGQNRNSGGFTPIRDALLETYERIEFLSQRRGDITGISTGYTDLDKMTAGLQRSDLIILAARPSVGKTAFALNLAQNVAARAGETVAIFSLEMGASQLVQRMICAEGNLDASRMRSGTLEEDDWQKLTMAIGTLAKAPIYIDDSPGVTVQDIRAKCRRLQTERGLGLILIDYLQLIHGRGKGDNRQQEVSEISRTLKGIARELNVPVIALSQLSRGVEQRQDKRPMMSDIRESGSIEQDADIVAFLYRDDYYDKESENKNVIEVIIAKQRNGPTGTVELAFLKEFNKFVNLDHRFRNQAG
- the rplI gene encoding 50S ribosomal protein L9; protein product: MKVIFLQDVKGQGKKGEVKDLSEGYVRNFLLPKKLVKEATDSNVKTLDAQKRSEDKRKEQEKLDAQELGKKLEELTVKVTGKAGEGGRLFGAISSKQVAQALEDQYKIKVDKRKLEMDAIRALGVTQIKVKLHNEVTVTLKVHVVEE
- a CDS encoding DHH family phosphoesterase, whose protein sequence is MPKFLLKRWYGMHMVLALSFSLLLLGILTLFHWMYGAIGMVCLIGLVLYALQAEKGFQRDLRLYLATVTHRVKKAGEGVIQELPIGILLYNEEKAIEWVNPYMTHMSGDETMIGKSLQEVFPQLVWKPEQKRLEFTYNERVYEVIVRSDERLLYFKDITDFKELTTRYHREKAALAIIHLDNLDEVGQVMDDQSRTLLSTSVAGVITEWANKHGIYLRRITADKFLALMEREALDKLEESRFDILDVVREMTADNKIPITLSIGVGAAATTYIELGQMAQSSLDIALGRGGDQCAVKIGNKLTFYGGKSNAVEKRTRVRARVIAHALRDLIHEAEHVIVMGHKQPDMDSIGASLGVLKAVQLHNKTAYIVMDEGNHSVERLMKEIYANEELAETFITPEQAIRLISGRTLLVVVDTHRPSLVIEPKLLTETSRIVVIDHHRRSEEFIEPVLLYLEPYASSTAELVTELLQYQSERLNIDNLIATALLAGIVVDTKSFAFRTGSRTFEAASFLRRNGADTAAVQRLLKEDLGQYVKRAKIIMNTETYRDNMAIAIGDPSEDYTQVQVAQAAEQLLTLSGIQASFVVAERSDDTILISGRSLGDINVQSIMELLGGGGHLTGAATQIQGISIKEATRRLKEAIDSVV
- a CDS encoding DUF2232 domain-containing protein: MPSKTKHLAENALMLGIALVLLFLGTYTILGGLVSFLIPLPFILLAVNRTVRNMVWISLAFTFLGWIITGPFAATLAFSSAVWGSVMGIFYARKGTALPAIVAGAGVAFLGVVSMMAFMAFGMNVDFNAITQEVAKLRPAMVPKEQFDQLLELGKIVLPTSLVMFSFLSTAIIHGLASLIGRRLRRPIPALKPIREWSFPRSLLYYYFIAMISLLLFAESMQGTFWEIALMNLKVMLDAIFVLQGLSFCLFAAYLYGWKRLTPVLVVCLFIFPPLSTILSLVGIFDLGIRLREKLETRVKRG
- the rpsR gene encoding 30S ribosomal protein S18, yielding MARKGRPNKRRKVCFFKVNKIKHIDYKDIDLLKKFISERGKILPRRVTGTSAKYQRALTIAIKRSRQVALLPYTAE